From Streptosporangium album, the proteins below share one genomic window:
- a CDS encoding tRNA adenosine deaminase-associated protein, with protein sequence MSSRPSGNSVFSAAFVRVAGGWNGAEVDLGAAEIADDLGDAVQERLALNGDELALLCVEVEDEWFAIVRYQGDQEPRTFLSDAQAGISDELGKLFGELAGVAPDRETPDLGVRPAGDFELLSDLGVSSDELIELSMEEGVLPADTLSVIAERLAFADELDRLR encoded by the coding sequence ATGTCCTCCAGACCATCCGGCAACAGCGTGTTCTCGGCAGCCTTCGTCCGCGTCGCGGGCGGTTGGAACGGCGCGGAGGTCGATCTCGGCGCCGCCGAGATAGCCGACGACCTCGGAGACGCCGTCCAGGAGCGTCTCGCGCTCAACGGCGATGAGCTGGCTCTGCTCTGCGTGGAGGTGGAGGACGAATGGTTCGCGATCGTCCGCTACCAGGGCGACCAAGAGCCCCGCACGTTCCTGTCCGACGCCCAGGCCGGGATCTCCGACGAGCTCGGAAAGCTCTTCGGAGAGCTGGCGGGGGTCGCGCCGGACAGGGAGACACCCGATCTGGGCGTACGGCCCGCGGGTGATTTCGAGCTTCTGAGCGACCTCGGGGTGAGTTCCGACGAACTCATCGAGCTCAGCATGGAGGAGGGCGTGCTTCCGGCGGACACTCTCTCGGTGATCGCCGAGCGGCTGGCCTTCGCGGACGAGCTCGATCGGCTGCGGTGA
- a CDS encoding helix-turn-helix domain-containing protein — protein MPSQGTIGDRVRGLRLSRRMSQAQLAGPDLSDSYVSLIESGKRTPTPVVARLLAERLGCTTEFLLHGIEPRQRIDTELGLRHAELELQHGDPCAAAERFGEIVKVAGEENAMLAAHARFGRARALEAQGKIGPAVEAFERLRREAASHPERLADLPLAVALSRCYQHAGDTLRARDLANAALSQVNRLALNDGEIAVDLAASLMETEPTRGPRSPGLTYVRHVLSAHGVPAVVNRVDEIRSLWEASVTAAEGEDSALAVRLADDAIAAGRPARLAFQLARIAMNWSRLTASSGTEPLDEAREFATAAREVFGTFPDRVDDHARSLVVLASIQLRDGDPKGAAELADSALTTLDDRLGITAATARLVLAQVALSTGGGDVVTILHSARELLDSTRPGVSGPDREAARVWRRLGDLYGQAGVSEDQVSAYRKALEAAGVRSAMVGMTVDSALVR, from the coding sequence ATGCCGAGTCAGGGAACCATCGGTGACCGCGTCCGTGGACTGCGGCTGAGTAGGCGCATGTCTCAGGCCCAGCTGGCTGGGCCTGACCTTTCCGACAGTTACGTCTCCCTCATCGAGTCGGGTAAACGCACGCCGACTCCCGTGGTCGCGCGCCTTCTCGCCGAACGGCTGGGGTGCACCACCGAGTTCCTGCTGCACGGGATCGAGCCCCGCCAGCGCATCGACACCGAGCTGGGTCTGCGCCACGCGGAGCTTGAGCTGCAGCACGGCGACCCGTGTGCCGCCGCCGAGCGGTTCGGTGAGATCGTCAAAGTCGCCGGCGAGGAAAACGCCATGCTCGCCGCGCACGCGCGGTTCGGCCGGGCTCGCGCGCTGGAGGCCCAGGGCAAGATCGGCCCGGCGGTGGAGGCGTTCGAGCGGCTCCGCCGTGAGGCGGCCAGCCATCCCGAGCGGCTTGCCGATCTGCCCCTGGCCGTGGCCCTGAGCCGCTGTTACCAGCACGCCGGAGACACCCTGCGTGCCCGTGACCTGGCGAATGCCGCCCTCAGTCAGGTGAACCGGCTGGCTCTGAACGACGGCGAGATCGCCGTGGATCTGGCCGCCTCCCTGATGGAGACCGAGCCCACCCGGGGTCCGCGCTCTCCCGGCCTGACCTACGTCCGGCATGTCCTGTCGGCCCACGGCGTCCCGGCGGTGGTCAACCGCGTCGACGAGATCCGTTCCCTCTGGGAGGCGAGCGTCACCGCCGCCGAAGGCGAGGATTCGGCGCTGGCCGTCCGCTTGGCCGATGATGCGATCGCGGCAGGCCGGCCGGCCCGGCTCGCCTTCCAACTCGCCCGTATAGCGATGAACTGGTCCCGGCTCACCGCCTCTTCCGGCACGGAGCCGCTCGACGAGGCCCGCGAGTTCGCGACCGCCGCGCGCGAGGTCTTTGGCACGTTCCCTGACAGAGTGGACGACCACGCCAGGAGCCTGGTTGTGCTCGCCTCCATCCAGCTCAGAGACGGCGATCCGAAGGGCGCGGCCGAGCTGGCCGATTCCGCCCTTACGACGCTGGACGACCGGCTCGGCATCACAGCTGCCACCGCGCGGCTGGTCCTTGCCCAGGTCGCTCTCAGCACGGGCGGGGGCGACGTCGTGACGATCCTGCACAGCGCCCGCGAGCTGCTCGACAGCACGAGGCCCGGGGTCTCCGGCCCCGACCGGGAGGCCGCGCGGGTCTGGCGCCGGCTCGGCGATCTCTACGGCCAGGCCGGCGTGAGCGAAGATCAGGTGAGCGCATACCGTAAGGCGCTTGAAGCGGCTGGAGTGCGGAGTGCGATGGTAGGCATGACGGTCGATTCGGCGTTGGTTCGGTAA
- the tadA gene encoding tRNA adenosine(34) deaminase TadA has translation MRLALTEAVRAGARGEVPVGAVVLDADGSVLAQAGNDRESLADPTAHAEILALREAARVRGEWRLTGCTLVVTLEPCTMCAGASVLARVDRIVYGAADAKGGAAGSLWDVVRDRRLNHRPEVLRDVLADECAAVLTEFFAVRRMREQ, from the coding sequence ATGCGGCTCGCCCTGACGGAGGCCGTGCGTGCCGGCGCCCGCGGAGAGGTGCCGGTCGGCGCGGTCGTCCTCGACGCGGACGGCTCGGTGCTGGCGCAGGCCGGGAACGACCGGGAGTCCCTGGCCGATCCCACCGCGCACGCCGAAATCCTCGCCCTGCGGGAAGCGGCCCGTGTCCGTGGGGAATGGCGGCTGACCGGCTGCACCCTGGTGGTCACGCTGGAGCCCTGCACGATGTGCGCGGGGGCCTCGGTGCTGGCTCGGGTCGACCGCATCGTCTACGGTGCCGCGGACGCCAAGGGCGGAGCCGCCGGCTCGCTGTGGGACGTGGTGCGCGACCGCCGTCTCAACCACCGCCCCGAGGTCCTCAGGGACGTGCTGGCCGACGAGTGCGCCGCCGTTCTCACCGAGTTCTTCGCCGTTCGGCGGATGCGCGAGCAATAG
- a CDS encoding tRNA adenosine deaminase-associated protein codes for MADQDPLDFAIVVYREDDAWEAETLPVALTSDLDGLIHALRQQPSMSGTIGLVAVGDEFFVALRVFGERVEVFLSDIAASWDFPLAQQALEYLDVPVPDEDELEAILQDEDTVLPAGDLSIFADLGLDEMELGILSGDIDLLPEDVLSSIAARLGFSEPFERAIDSVFG; via the coding sequence ATGGCAGACCAAGACCCGCTGGACTTCGCCATCGTGGTCTACCGTGAGGACGACGCCTGGGAAGCGGAGACGCTTCCGGTGGCGCTCACCTCGGATCTCGACGGCCTGATTCACGCTCTGCGCCAGCAGCCGAGCATGAGCGGCACGATTGGCCTGGTCGCCGTGGGGGATGAGTTCTTCGTGGCGTTACGGGTGTTCGGTGAGCGGGTGGAGGTCTTCCTCTCCGACATCGCCGCGTCCTGGGACTTCCCGCTCGCGCAGCAGGCGCTGGAATACCTCGACGTGCCGGTCCCCGATGAGGACGAACTGGAGGCGATCCTCCAGGACGAGGACACGGTGCTCCCGGCCGGGGATCTGTCGATCTTCGCTGATCTGGGACTCGACGAGATGGAGCTGGGCATCCTCTCCGGCGACATCGATCTGCTCCCCGAGGACGTGCTGTCCAGCATCGCCGCGCGGCTGGGATTCTCCGAGCCGTTCGAACGCGCCATCGACTCGGTGTTCGGCTGA
- a CDS encoding PH domain-containing protein, translating into MRLVTHGDSAPSSVNRYLLPHEHQVIMVRRHPAVLLRPVAEVLGGLILAGLLSKWFGDQGGGGALVVVWWAWLLLLIRFVWKVAEWSVDYFVVTSKRMLLTTGLVTRKVDMMPLGKVTDMSFQRSLLGRMLGYGEFVLESAGQDQALSRVNYIPYPETLYLEVCQMLFPGGNDSDD; encoded by the coding sequence ATGAGGCTGGTGACCCACGGGGACTCAGCTCCCTCGTCGGTCAACCGCTACCTACTCCCCCACGAACACCAGGTCATCATGGTGCGGCGTCACCCAGCCGTGCTGCTCCGTCCGGTCGCCGAAGTGCTGGGCGGCCTGATCCTCGCCGGGCTGCTGAGCAAGTGGTTCGGTGACCAAGGCGGCGGCGGTGCGCTCGTCGTCGTCTGGTGGGCATGGCTTCTCCTGCTGATCCGCTTCGTGTGGAAGGTGGCGGAGTGGTCGGTCGACTACTTCGTCGTCACCTCGAAGCGGATGTTGCTCACCACGGGGCTGGTCACCCGCAAGGTCGACATGATGCCCCTCGGCAAGGTGACCGACATGAGCTTCCAGCGCTCATTGCTCGGTCGCATGCTGGGATATGGCGAATTCGTCCTGGAATCAGCTGGTCAGGACCAGGCCCTGTCAAGGGTCAACTACATCCCCTATCCGGAGACCCTTTACCTCGAGGTCTGCCAGATGCTGTTCCCCGGAGGAAACGACTCGGATGATTAG
- a CDS encoding alanine racemase translates to MELADAGELPAYVYDLADLDAHMATVRAALGDIEVHYAVKANPDPQLLRVIAPYVDGFEVASGGELAHVRKFFPESPIALGGPGKTDAELFADVYRLHIESPSEIRRLFTAGRSADVLLRVNLDIPISGASLAMGGGATPFGMDPAGISECIEMLAGQDAVRFRGIHAHLASGLDAPRMLELATAILDYARGLGVTEINIGGGMAVSYADPDSRFDWKTYGKGLASLRRPGEVLRIEPGRSLSVYCGRYVTRVIDVKRVHGELFAVVAGGTHHIRTPATKGHSQPMVIEESGEPTTIVGQLCTPKDTMARHVPVSLKPGDVVEFLMAGAYAWNISHHDFLMHPKPAFHYLGS, encoded by the coding sequence TTGGAACTGGCCGACGCTGGCGAGCTGCCCGCGTACGTGTACGACCTTGCCGACCTTGACGCCCACATGGCCACCGTACGGGCCGCCCTCGGAGACATCGAGGTGCACTACGCCGTCAAGGCCAATCCCGATCCGCAGCTGCTGCGGGTGATCGCGCCTTACGTCGATGGCTTCGAGGTGGCTTCAGGGGGAGAACTTGCCCACGTGCGCAAGTTCTTCCCCGAGTCGCCGATCGCGTTGGGCGGCCCCGGCAAGACCGATGCCGAACTCTTCGCCGACGTGTACCGACTGCACATCGAAAGCCCCAGCGAGATCCGGCGCCTGTTCACGGCGGGCCGGTCCGCTGACGTCCTGCTCAGGGTCAATCTCGACATCCCAATCAGCGGCGCGTCCCTGGCCATGGGCGGCGGCGCGACTCCGTTCGGCATGGACCCTGCGGGCATCTCCGAATGCATCGAGATGCTGGCCGGTCAGGATGCGGTACGGTTCCGCGGCATCCATGCCCACCTCGCCAGCGGTCTTGACGCGCCTCGCATGTTGGAGCTGGCCACCGCGATTCTCGACTACGCGCGCGGCCTCGGCGTCACTGAGATCAATATCGGTGGGGGCATGGCCGTGTCCTATGCCGATCCAGACTCCCGATTCGACTGGAAGACGTACGGCAAGGGCCTGGCCTCGCTTCGACGCCCTGGCGAGGTTCTACGGATCGAGCCGGGCCGTTCGCTGTCGGTCTACTGCGGGCGGTATGTCACCCGAGTCATCGACGTCAAGCGCGTTCACGGTGAGCTGTTCGCGGTGGTGGCGGGCGGCACCCACCACATCCGGACGCCCGCGACCAAGGGGCACAGCCAGCCCATGGTCATCGAAGAGTCAGGCGAACCCACCACCATCGTCGGCCAGCTCTGCACTCCCAAGGACACCATGGCACGGCACGTCCCGGTGAGCTTGAAGCCGGGGGACGTGGTTGAGTTCCTGATGGCCGGCGCCTATGCATGGAACATCTCCCACCACGACTTCCTAATGCACCCGAAACCGGCCTTCCACTATCTAGGAAGCTGA
- the upp gene encoding uracil phosphoribosyltransferase, whose amino-acid sequence METLVVDHPLVAHKLTVLRDVNTDSPTFRRLADELVTLLAYEATRQVRTTEVTVQTPVAAAQGVRLAQPYPLVVPILRAGLGMLDGMTRLLPTAEVGFLGMIRNESTLKAETYATRLPDDLSGRQVYVVDPMLATGGTLAAAIEFLFDRGADDVTALCLLAAPEGIAHMDEVFAGTSKPIRLVTAALDERLNEQGYIVPGLGDAGDRLYGVV is encoded by the coding sequence ATGGAAACCCTGGTCGTCGACCACCCCCTGGTGGCCCATAAACTGACCGTGCTGCGGGATGTGAACACCGATTCACCCACCTTTCGCCGCCTCGCCGACGAGTTGGTGACGCTGCTCGCCTACGAGGCGACCCGTCAGGTCCGCACGACCGAGGTGACGGTGCAGACTCCCGTCGCCGCCGCACAAGGCGTACGGCTGGCTCAGCCGTACCCGTTGGTGGTGCCCATCCTCCGCGCGGGCCTGGGCATGCTGGACGGCATGACCCGGCTGCTGCCGACGGCCGAGGTCGGTTTCCTGGGAATGATCCGCAACGAGTCCACGCTGAAGGCGGAGACCTACGCCACCAGGCTTCCGGACGACCTGTCGGGCCGGCAGGTCTATGTGGTCGACCCGATGCTGGCCACCGGCGGCACCCTTGCCGCGGCGATCGAGTTCCTCTTCGATCGGGGCGCCGACGACGTGACCGCGCTGTGCCTGCTGGCCGCCCCCGAGGGCATCGCCCACATGGACGAGGTCTTCGCCGGCACCTCGAAGCCGATCCGCCTGGTGACGGCGGCTCTGGATGAGCGGCTGAACGAGCAGGGTTACATCGTTCCAGGGCTCGGCGACGCCGGAGACCGCCTTTACGGCGTCGTCTGA
- a CDS encoding type II toxin-antitoxin system VapB family antitoxin, with protein MIFKLVGDERPYPEHGLSHREWAQIPPRQVRLDTLITTKAMLDLHSLLAKDSTFYGDLFPHVVQWRGDLYLEDGLHRALRSALHQRSVLHARVLEIPSGD; from the coding sequence GTGATCTTCAAGCTGGTCGGTGATGAACGGCCCTACCCCGAGCACGGTCTCTCGCATCGCGAGTGGGCGCAGATACCTCCGCGACAGGTCCGGCTCGACACGCTGATCACCACGAAAGCGATGCTCGACCTGCACTCCCTGCTTGCGAAGGACTCCACGTTCTACGGCGATCTGTTCCCCCACGTGGTGCAGTGGCGCGGTGACCTCTACCTCGAGGACGGCCTGCACCGGGCGCTGCGGTCGGCCCTGCACCAGCGTTCGGTCCTGCACGCGCGCGTCCTGGAGATCCCCTCGGGCGACTGA
- a CDS encoding neutral zinc metallopeptidase, which produces MDFKDDAQLDSSQVESGGRVDPDGFTHGTSAQRVKWFTTGYRSGDPNMCDTFAGSI; this is translated from the coding sequence ATGGACTTCAAGGACGATGCCCAGCTGGACAGCTCACAGGTCGAAAGCGGCGGCCGGGTCGACCCCGACGGCTTCACCCACGGGACGTCGGCGCAGCGCGTCAAGTGGTTCACCACCGGCTATCGGAGCGGCGACCCCAACATGTGCGACACCTTCGCCGGCAGCATCTGA